The sequence below is a genomic window from Anaerolineae bacterium.
ACTTGTGATTATTTCAACCAATTATACCACCCAGGCCAGTTTTGTCAAAGAAGCGAGGCGCTGGAAAAGAAAATTGTTGACCTTTTGCGTGAGGCTATACGCTTGCATTATCTGCATTAAACTTCGCCATCCTGTTACTATGGGGGTGCCAAAATTTGAGGCTTTCTTAACTTACCTTTCACCAATCTGTCATCTTTAACAGGCAGCAGTGCTTCTACTGATGCTGACAGGCTTTTAGGATCGGCAGCCTCGGTGGAGTCTGGTGCAGCTGCGGCGGTGTTGGAAGAGGGCTGGATTTCCCGAGGACTCTCCGTTGGGTGAGCGAATTCGGGAAAAAACAGTTGGTGACAGCCTATTTCCCGAAAGGAGTACAAGCTCACCGCTGTCAGACAGCCCAGGTTAGCGGTCTGGTCTGCGTCTTGTCTGCGGCAAGTTCCGGATTCCCCGAATATCCACTCCACGAACTGCTGGCTGTTTTGGTCCAGGCCGCCGCCCAGGGGGAAAGGCCCCTTCAGGAATGCGGCAGTAGGGTCAAAGGCAAGCCTCCTTTCTGATGAACTTCTTCCCTCCGGGCCTGTAGTCCAATACCCTCTGGTGTCCGTTGGGTAAGCTCCCCCGGGGAAATAGGGCGAGAGCGAGCGAAAGGGGGGAAGAGGCCCTGGGTCTATTACGTCTGCAGGTGCTGGCCTGGGAGAGAGCAGAAGGAGAGATTAAACAAGCGATAAGGGTGCGGGGGGTGTACAGGGGTCCAGAGGGGACGCAAACCTCACCCAAATCAGGAGGAAGTGGAAAAAGGGTGTAGGTGGTAATTAAAGTTTAGTTTTTTGACAAGCCTTTGGTTTTGCCTTATAATATAACCGAAAGGGCGAGTAGCTCAGCGGAAGAGCGCGCGGCTCACATCCGCGAGGTCGGGGGTTCGAAACCCTCCTCGCCCACCTTAAAAGCAAGCCCCATAAAGGGGCTTTGTTTTTAAGGCTTCCCTAAGAATGGAAAGGGGGGAAGCACGAATGCTGGAAGGCTCTGTCCTGGTCCTCAATTCCACGTACGAACCGCTGAGCATAGTCTCGGTGAGAAGAGCTATAGTACTTGTCCTCAAGGAGAAAGCCGAGATTGTAGAAGCTACTGATGCCTATTTGCGTTCTGAAAAGCTGTGTCTTCCAGTTCCCCTGGTCATAAGGCTTGTGGCCTATGTGAAGGTGCCAAAGTTTATCAATATTCCCCTTACTCGCAAGACTGTCCTGGCGCGGGACCATTACACATGTCAGTACTGTGGGAGGCAGTTGCCCAAGAGTGAGCTCACTCTGGATCATATAGTTCCCCGTCGCAAGGGTGGGAAAACCGAATGGGAGAACGTGGTTACCGCATGCAAGATATGTAACCATCGCAAAGGGGATCGCACTCCTGAAGAAGCAGGCATGCGCCTCATTGCGAAGCCTTGCCGTCCCCGCTATATGGTGTTTGTCCTCTTAGGGGAAGCTCGGTGCCACGAAGCCTGGAGGAAATACCTCTTTGTTTAACTAAATATCCCAAATTTATCCCAAATATCCCAAATGCCCCCAGCTTTTGGATAAAATTCCAGCCTTTTTGAACGGGAGGTATTGATGTCACCCGGGAGGCGTAAGGCCTTGGTAATAGGTTGTGTTTTCGCCACCATCACTCTCATTCCTTACATTGTGGCTTTCGCTTCCCAGGGCAGTGGGTGGCGTTTCTCCGGTTTCCTCATCAATGTGGAGGATGGTAATTCATATATCGCCAAAATCCTCCTGGGCTCAAAAGGGGATTGGTTATTCCACACACCTTACACTACCATGCCCCACCCGGGTTCGCCAGTATATTTGCCATATATCCTTTTAGGGAAAGTAGCGGGCGTTATTGACTCTCACACTTTTCTGGTGGTGCTCTTCCATAGCTTTCGGGTTGTTTCCATTATCCTGCTGGCTTTGGCTTCCTACGATTTTCTCTCGCTTTTCCTCCCCTCTGAAATCCTCCGGACCTGGGGTGTTATCCTGAGCCTTGCGGGTGGGGGATTAGGCTGGGTTCTTCTCCTCAGGGGTGAGGCTGAGTGGCTGGGTTCTCTGCCCCTGGATTTCCTCTCTCCCGAGAGTTTCGGGTTCCTGGCAGTATTTCTGTTGCCCCACCTTACTTTAGCCAGAGCCTTGTTGCTCTGGACTATCACAGGCTATCTCAAAACCGGAGGCTGGCGTTGGGGCCTCCTGGCTCTGGTTATGGGCCTCATTCATCCCCTGGAAACAATTACTCTCTGGCTGGTAGTAATAATCTACGGTGCTATTGAAACCGTCAGGTCGAGACCTATAAACAACCCTGCGCCCCTTTTTCTTTTTCCCGCCCCTATAATTTTTTGCCTTGCCTTTTTGACCTTGACCCATCCTTTCTACAAGGTCTGGAACGCTCAAATAAATGTCCGAGCTCCCCATCCCCTGCATTATCTGATAGCCTATGGCTGGGCTATTCCGGCGTTTGTGATAGGTGCGCTAAAGATTACAAAGGAACCTCTTGGAGGTCTTCCCGTGGCTTGGGCAGCGGTAACACCTTTACTGGTCTACCTGCCAACTACATCCCAGCGCCGTTTAGCCGAAGGGGTATGGATTGCTATAATAGCCGTTGCCCTGAGAGCCTTTGAAGGTCGAGAACGACTGGCAATTTTATGGCTTGCGCCCCTTTTGATAACTTCGGCGGTTATTTGGATCTGGAGTTTCACCCCGGCTCTGAACCCTTCCCCACCTGTTTTCTTGCCTCAGGATAAAGTGGAAGCCTTTGAAGCTCTCAGGGTTATGGCCAAACCTGGAGATGGGGTCATTGCTTCTTATTTAACAGGCAATGCTCTACCGGCGTGGGCTCCTGTCAGGGTTCCCCTGGGCCACGGCGCCGAAAGTTACCTATATGAGCTCTGGGAGGCAAGGGTTAAAGATTTCTTCTCCGCGGAAACCACCCATGATTTCAGGCTGGAACTCATGCGAACAGCTCGCATCCGTTGGGTTTTCTGGGGGCCAGAAGAGCGAGCCCTGGGTGGGTGGTCCCCCGATTCTATGCCTGGATTGTGCAAGCGTTACTCCAATGCTGGTTATTCCATCTGGGAAATTTGTGATTGAGAGGAGGGAATATGAGGGAAATAATAAGCACTGAAAAAGCTCCCCCTGCTATAGGGCCTTACTCTCAAGCGGTAAAAGCCGGGAATTTTCTCTTTGTAGCGGGGCAAATCGGCATTAATCCGGCTACCGGGCAACTTGAGGAAGGGGTCGAAGCTCAGACCCGGCAAGCTCTCCTCAATCTTAAAGCTATATTGGAGGCGGCCGGGGCTTCACTGGACAACGTAGTAAGAGTTGGGGTTTTCCTGCAAGATTTGAAAGACTTTCAGGCCATGAATGCTGTTTACGCTGAATTCTTTCCTCAATTTCCTCCTGCCAGAACTACGGTGCAGGTAGCAGCTCTTCCGCGAGGAGCTTTGGTAGAGATTGACGCTATAGCCATATTGCCATGAAAAAAATAGTTTTTACTACCTGCAAAGGTTGTCTTGAGTTGTTTGCTTTGACAATTTCGTGTCATTGTGAGGGGTAAGGTATAGTTTTTCCCCGCCCTCGTGGGCATAGGGTTTGCCATGGTTTTGGGTCCCACTTGTGGGCGGGGTGCAAGGTTGGCTGATCGCTCCCTTTTTGAGGTTTTTGGGGGTACATCCCCCAGACCCCCTGCCATGGGGCAAGCCCCCTGGACCCCCAATTTTCCCGCCCTCGTGGGCATAGGGTTTGCCATGGTTTTGGGTCCCACTCGTGGGCGGGGTGCAAGGGTTGGCTGATCGCTCCCTTTTGGAGGTTTCTGGGGGCACATCCCCCGGACCCCCTGCCATGGGGCAAGCCCCCTGGACCCCCGATTTTTCCCACCCTCGTGGGCATAGGGTTTGCCACGGTTCTGGGTCTCACTCGTGGGCGGGGTGCGAAAGGTGGTTGATCGTTCCCTTTTTGAGGTTTTTAGGGGCACATATCCCAGACCCCTTAGACTTCCGATTTTCCTCACCTTTGTGAGCTTGAGGTTCGCCAGGGTTTCACGATGAACCATAGGCCCTAGATTTTCTTGTCAAATGCCTGTTTCCCTTTTATAATATCCCCCGGAGGGGAAAGATGAATGCTGATATCAGCATAAAACGGAAAATTCTGGGGATTGTCCTGGAAAAAGCTCGCACAAAAGCCGGTAAAACTCTTAAAGAATGCGCCAGGGCTATAGGCGTTACTCCTCTATACCTGGCTAAAGTGGAAAAGGGGGAAAAGGAATTGGATTTGGCCCAGCTGGAGATCCTGGCTCGCTTTTTGGGTTTTCCCCCTCTGGTCCTCTGGGAAGGAAATCTGGATAGCCCCCACTCTGAGAGTCCCTTCCCTCCACCAGAAGAGGCCGTAAAGGTCAGGCGTAAAATTATCGGTTTGCTTCTGGAAAAAGCAAGAATTCAGGCAGGAAAAAGTCTCTCGGAAGCCGCCAGGTTTCTGGGAATACCAGCTCGCACCCTTAAGGCTTACGAAAAGGGAGATAAGCCTGTCCCTCTCTCCCACTTGGAAACCCTCGCCGAATTCTACGGACTGGGCAAAGATTTCTTCCTTCAGCAGGCTCTTTTCAGTGAAGATGAAAAGCTTCACAGGGAAATCGAAAATTTCCTCAAACTACCAGAAGAAATTCGCGCCTTCGTAGCTAATCCTTCCAACGTGCTTTACCTCAAATCTGCTTTGCATCTCAGTAAACTCTCTACTCAGGCTTTGCGGGATTTTGCCGCCAGCCTCCTGGATATAACCCTTTAAGGTGTTGAGAATGCAGGAACGATTTCTGGAAGTCTTCAAGGCTCGCAACCTCAAAGAGTGCCTGGAGCGATTTCTGCCCATTGCCGTAGAAGCAACTGGGGCAGAAGGGGGCTCCATTCTGGTGGTCTCCGGAGAAAGGTTGGCAGTGAAATGGGGTAAAATTCCTCCGGAAGCCCTCTCTATCCTTGAAAGCTGGGAGAAAAGGATTGCCGAAAGGCTGAGGGAAGGTGCATGGAGTTTCTCCTGGAAAGAGTCGCTTCCCATTGCGGAAATGGCCCTTCCCAACAACGCCGGTCGCCTTTACAACCTCCCCATTATTTCGGGAACTCAGGTGGCAGGGGCGTTGAGCCTGACGGGAGGCTACAACTATAAGCTTTCTCCAGAGGCTAAACGCAATCTATCCAGTCTTCTCCTTCCCTTCAGCCTGGTCCTGCCCCTCTACCTGAAACTCGATAGCGCCCTAAGAAGGGTAGAACATCTGGAGCTTTTCTTTCAGATGAGCCAGCACCTTGTATCCACCTTTGACCTCAATAAGCTTCTTTTAGACACAATGGAAATAACAAGCTTCGTGCTGGATGTCATGGCAGCTTCGTTGCTTCTCATAAAAGAAGGGACCGATGAGCTGGTGCTGGAGGTAGTTTACGGTCAAGGAGGGGAGGCGGTCCGAAGGGTTAAGGGCAAAATTGGAGAAGGACTTGTGGGCTGGGTAGCTCAGAACGGCAAGCCCATCATAGTAAACAATGTACAAAGTGACCCCCGCTTCAATCCGAAAGTGGACGCTCGCACGGGCATTCTCGCCCATTCCATAATATGTGTGCCGTTGCAGATTAAAGGTAAAACCATAGGCGTTCTCGAAGCCATTAATAAGCGATCGGACAACGGATTTGATGAGGAAGATCTCAAAATCTTAAGCACCATAGCCGCCCACGCAGCTATAGCTATAGAAAACGCTAAGCTGCACCTCTCTCTAAAGGAAGAAAGGGATAAACTTCTGCGGGTGCAGGAGGAAATAAGACAAAGTCTGGCCCGTAACCTCCACGACAGCACCCTGCAGTATCTTTCCGCTATATCCATGGGTCTTGAGCACCTCAGTCGCCTCTTGGAGGTGAAGCCAGAAGCCGTAAAAGCAGAGATTGATGCCCTCACCAAGATGACCAAACAGGCTATAAAGGAGGCAAGGCTTCTTCTCTTTGAACTTCGTCCCCTCGTCCTTGAAAGCCAGGGACTCATTCCTGCTCTCAGGGCCTACGTGGAGCAGCTCAACAGTACCGAGCATTTCTTCACGCACCTGGAGGTTGAAGGGGTGAACAGACCGCTCAAGCGGTCAGTGGAGCGTAATATCTTCTCAATCGTTCAAGAAGCTATAAATAATGTGGAAAAGCACGCTAAGGCCAAAAATGTGTGGATAAAGGTAACTGCTGACGGAGATTACTTGTCTGTCAGTGTGGTTGATGATGGCGTTGGCTTCAACGTTAAAGAGGTGCTCAGCAGGTATGAAGAGCGAGGAAGCTTGGGCCTCCTCAACATGCAGGAGAGAGCAAAGGCGATCGGAGCTCAGCTTTCTATAAGGTCAAACCCTCAGGGGCCAGGCCGGGGCACCATCGTATCCCTGCGGATACCCCTTTCGCTGGCGGTTGAATCAGGGGAGGAAAAGAACAAATAAGCTTTCCCGGGTCAGGATGAAGGCCGTCTTTTTCCTCTCGTCCACTGCGAAGTCCACGATTTCCAGAGATTCTTCCTCTTTGCCGAAAACAAATTGCCTTAAGAGCTTTCCCCCTTTGTCCAGTTCTATTATCCTTTTCTGTCCCGAGTCGGCTACGTAAAGGGGATGCCGGGGCTTCTCCAGGTCTTCTTCAGGGAAAGTAAAGATGGCTGATGGGCTTGCGAGCGGCCTGTCCAGTTGCTCCATTTCAAAGGGAACTTGAGTCCCGCCCAGGAATTTCAGGATTCGCCCATCGGCCATAAGCAGGTAAACGTAGCCATCCAGGGCGAAATCTCTTACTTCTTCCATGCCAATGGACCTCGGGAAGTAGGGGGTGGGGGGAGAAGGATAGCCACCCTCTCCAGGAATATACCTCCAGATCTGTCCCTTGGCTCTGTCTAAAATGTAAAGCCTTTTGTCCAGGGTTTTCATCCGGTCGGAATAGGAAAAGCCGGGTGCAAGGCTCAGATGGCGTATGGCACCCCATGGGAAGGTGATCCGGTAGAGGTTGGCAGATGAATCTAAAACCAGGAGGCCCTTTTCAGTTTCAGGCTGGGGGGAGAGGTAAAAGGCCATCTCTATGAGTTCACCCACCACTAAATCTTCCACAACCTGCCCTTTCTTGAGCAATACTATCGGCTTATCGGGATCTGCAAGGGCATCGCCAACTTCATTGAGTCGGTAAAGGTAAAGCTCATCGGTCCCTGAATCCAGAATGTAGATATCCCTGCCGTTTACCACAAGGCGGCGGGGCTCAAGTTTTGCTCTCTGAAAGCGCTGGAGGGTTATGACGGGAAAGTTGCGGATTATTTTGTAGGTTTTATCGTATTGCTCCTGAAAGGCTTTTTCCACTTCCTTGAGCTGAGGGGCCATGGGACGCAGCAGGCGAGCTTCTTCTAACGCTCTGGCGGCCGCTTTTAGAGCTTCACGCTGGACGGTTATGTCCTGGGCGGAATTGGCTTGAGAGATAGCAGCTCTGGCATTCTGAAGCAAATGGTTGAGCCGGCTGTTCACAACTCTTACTTGCTGGAAATAAGCCAGAAGCACCAGGAAAATTACCAGCAGAGGAAGCGCCAGGGCGATGGCCTTAGCCCAGTGGTTCCGGGCCTGAACAGGTTTCCGCGCGGGTTCTCTGGCTGGTGCCAAAAGTTCCCAGGCCTGTCGGCCCAGCCCCTTTAACTTTTCCATCAGGGGTCTAACAGAGGGTGCAGGTGGGCTGACCTCAAGTTCCAGAACAACCCCCCAGCTTCTGGGACCAATGGTTTCCTGGATAGAAGTTAGGATTTTCTCGCCTTTTTCACCCCTAACAAGCCCTTCCAGATGTCGGAGGGTGACTTCGTCAACGGCAGGAACGAGGGCAAGGGTACTCCCGCTTTCCAGGGGGAAGGAGAAAAAGTGAGGCTTCGGTTCAGGGCTCTCCCCGGGCGCGGGGGAACTACCAGTGATGCTTTTCAATTTTCCCCGCTGCTGTATGATTACAGTCACTGGCCCAGCGATGGCCAGGTAAGCTTCGGTTTTCCCTTCGGCCAGGCAAAATATGGCTCCCCTGGCCTGTCGGGAATAGAGGAGGTAGCCCGCTGCAGACATTGCCTTCTTCAGAGCGCCTATAACTCCTCCCCTGTAGGAATAAAAACTATCCCTCAGGCTTTCCTCAACCCTCGCAAAAAATGCTTCGGGGGTTGTCCTGAGGTAGGAAGCAGGAATGAAAAGGACGTAGAGTTTTTCCTTTCTTTTGGCGAAGAGAGGCGGAGCAAATTGCCTCGGTTCAACTCCGAAGGAGCTTATCCTCATTCTATCTCCCAACCAGTTCGTGGAGAAAGCGGCGAAGTTCCTCCTCCTCCAGGGGGCCTATATGACGGCGCAGAAGGGTTCCATCGGCTTTAATGAAATACGTTTCAGGGACGCCCGTGACTCCAAATAGCCTCGCCAGTTTTCCCCCCGGGTCCTTTCCAGCTGGAAAGGTTATCTCCCATTTCCGGAGGAACTCCAGGGCTTTGCTCTCTGCATCTTTGTAGCTTATCCATACAAAAAGGGCCTCTTCTTCATCTGCATTTTTCCAGATAGGGACCTCTTTCAAACATTCTCTGCACCAGCTGGCCCAAAAATGCACCACCACTGGTTTACCGCCCGGTATTGTGAGGGTGGAGCCATCGTAAAGGACAACGGAGATGGGGGGGATTTTATCGCCTTCCTTTAAACTTGTTGATTTTGTGGAGGCCAAGAGGAAAAACACAGCCACAACCAGAAAGGCTATCGCTAACACCACGATGGCTCCGGATATCGCTGGAATCGCCAGTTTCGTCTTACCCATTGAACCTCCTTTACCAGTAGACACGTTGCCTTTCTTCCCACACTCTCCTGTATACCTCTACAGTCATTTCGGCAATTTTCTCCCAGTTGTACTTTTCCACCACCTCTTGATAGGCGTTTTTAACCCTCAGCTCTGTCCAATGAGGATTTTCCAGGGTGTGAAGTATACCCCAGACGAGGGATTCCACGTTGTTGGGATAAACGGTTATGCCGGTCTCGGCGTGGCGGACCACTTCCGCAAATCCGCCCACTTCGGAGACCACTACGGGGCAGCGAGCAGCCATTGCCTCCAGGGCTACTATTCCAAAGGGTTCGTAGAGGCTCGGAAACACTGCTACATCGGCTACTTTGAAGAGCCTGTCCCGGTCTTCGTCGGGAATGAATCCCGTGAAAAGGACTTTGTGAGCTACGCCCAATTCCCATGTTCTGTGGCGCAAATGCTCCAGCATGGGGCCTGTGCCCACTATTACAAATTTAGCTAAGGGGAAACGAGCCAAAACCAAGGGGACAGCCTCCAGCAAGATTTGCGGCCCTTTTTCTTCCACCAATCTCCCCACAAAAAGGACTATTTTTTCTTCAGGCAGTGCATACATATTGCGAAACTCGCTTAAATCCACCCCTTCCCAGCGGTCAAAACGCTCAGGCTTGATGCCATTGGGGATTACGTCAATTTTATCCTCCGGCACCTGAAAATACTCCCGCACTTCCCACGCCATGTGTTTGCTGCAGCAGATCACCCTCCAGGCTTCGTAGGTAAGCCACCATTCAGTGCTGTGAATAGCTTCGGAAGTCTGGCTGTGGAGGTAGCCCCGGCCCCGGCCTCTTTCGGTAGCGTGGATTGTGGCAATAAGAGGGGTTTTATGGGAGCGCTTGAGAGCACAGCCAGCGAAAGATACAAGCCAATCGTGCACATGGATTATCTCAAATCCACCGGTCTGGTTCCAGAGCTCATGAGCTTTTTCCTGAAGATGGAGGTTCGTTTTCCAGGCAATGGTGTAGATATCCCCATTTTCCCTCGCAGGTTCCACTCTGTAAACCTTTACCCCATCTACCACTTCATAGGGTTCTCCTCCAGCCCAGGCGGGGGTCAATAAATAAAGGTCAAT
It includes:
- a CDS encoding GAF domain-containing sensor histidine kinase, which codes for MQERFLEVFKARNLKECLERFLPIAVEATGAEGGSILVVSGERLAVKWGKIPPEALSILESWEKRIAERLREGAWSFSWKESLPIAEMALPNNAGRLYNLPIISGTQVAGALSLTGGYNYKLSPEAKRNLSSLLLPFSLVLPLYLKLDSALRRVEHLELFFQMSQHLVSTFDLNKLLLDTMEITSFVLDVMAASLLLIKEGTDELVLEVVYGQGGEAVRRVKGKIGEGLVGWVAQNGKPIIVNNVQSDPRFNPKVDARTGILAHSIICVPLQIKGKTIGVLEAINKRSDNGFDEEDLKILSTIAAHAAIAIENAKLHLSLKEERDKLLRVQEEIRQSLARNLHDSTLQYLSAISMGLEHLSRLLEVKPEAVKAEIDALTKMTKQAIKEARLLLFELRPLVLESQGLIPALRAYVEQLNSTEHFFTHLEVEGVNRPLKRSVERNIFSIVQEAINNVEKHAKAKNVWIKVTADGDYLSVSVVDDGVGFNVKEVLSRYEERGSLGLLNMQERAKAIGAQLSIRSNPQGPGRGTIVSLRIPLSLAVESGEEKNK
- a CDS encoding HNH endonuclease; its protein translation is MLEGSVLVLNSTYEPLSIVSVRRAIVLVLKEKAEIVEATDAYLRSEKLCLPVPLVIRLVAYVKVPKFINIPLTRKTVLARDHYTCQYCGRQLPKSELTLDHIVPRRKGGKTEWENVVTACKICNHRKGDRTPEEAGMRLIAKPCRPRYMVFVLLGEARCHEAWRKYLFV
- a CDS encoding glycosyltransferase family 4 protein; the encoded protein is MRVLMISWEYPPHIVGGLGKHVTELSPALVQKGIDLYLLTPAWAGGEPYEVVDGVKVYRVEPARENGDIYTIAWKTNLHLQEKAHELWNQTGGFEIIHVHDWLVSFAGCALKRSHKTPLIATIHATERGRGRGYLHSQTSEAIHSTEWWLTYEAWRVICCSKHMAWEVREYFQVPEDKIDVIPNGIKPERFDRWEGVDLSEFRNMYALPEEKIVLFVGRLVEEKGPQILLEAVPLVLARFPLAKFVIVGTGPMLEHLRHRTWELGVAHKVLFTGFIPDEDRDRLFKVADVAVFPSLYEPFGIVALEAMAARCPVVVSEVGGFAEVVRHAETGITVYPNNVESLVWGILHTLENPHWTELRVKNAYQEVVEKYNWEKIAEMTVEVYRRVWEERQRVYW
- a CDS encoding RidA family protein produces the protein MREIISTEKAPPAIGPYSQAVKAGNFLFVAGQIGINPATGQLEEGVEAQTRQALLNLKAILEAAGASLDNVVRVGVFLQDLKDFQAMNAVYAEFFPQFPPARTTVQVAALPRGALVEIDAIAILP
- a CDS encoding transcriptional regulator — protein: MNADISIKRKILGIVLEKARTKAGKTLKECARAIGVTPLYLAKVEKGEKELDLAQLEILARFLGFPPLVLWEGNLDSPHSESPFPPPEEAVKVRRKIIGLLLEKARIQAGKSLSEAARFLGIPARTLKAYEKGDKPVPLSHLETLAEFYGLGKDFFLQQALFSEDEKLHREIENFLKLPEEIRAFVANPSNVLYLKSALHLSKLSTQALRDFAASLLDITL
- a CDS encoding redoxin family protein; translation: MGKTKLAIPAISGAIVVLAIAFLVVAVFFLLASTKSTSLKEGDKIPPISVVLYDGSTLTIPGGKPVVVHFWASWCRECLKEVPIWKNADEEEALFVWISYKDAESKALEFLRKWEITFPAGKDPGGKLARLFGVTGVPETYFIKADGTLLRRHIGPLEEEELRRFLHELVGR